Genomic segment of Oncorhynchus tshawytscha isolate Ot180627B linkage group LG13, Otsh_v2.0, whole genome shotgun sequence:
ACTTTCAGAAAGTTCCGGGGAAATTCAAGAAGATCTTCTCTGAACTGGAGCTGATCACAGTAAGACTCATTATCATTGGTTTAAAGTAATATTTGTCTTGATAGGCTGGTGGAAAATAGTTAGGAGAAGGTCATGAATTAAGGAACAAAATATTCTGAGACTATTGGTGTATCAGTCTCTAGGTTCAGATCCACTTGACCCTAagcctaacctctgacctctaaccacTAACCTTACCCTGACTCCTAACCTCTCCTCGTTGTCTCTCCAGGACCCGTCTCTGAACCATAAGGCCTACAGAGATGCCTTCAAGAAGATGAAGCCTCCTAAGATCCCCTTCATGCCCCTGCTGTTGAAAGACATCACCTTTATCCACGAGGGAAACAAAACCTTTCAGGACAACCTGGTCAACTTCCAGAAACTGGTGAGTCATGACATGTCTGTTGTGTGTGAACGTTTGTCTCTTTGTTTAATAACCGTTATCATGGTGACTGACTCTCTTCTATGCCCCGCCCCCTCAGCACATGATCGCCGACACAGTGCGTCTGATTCGCCACTGCCAAAGCGACCAACTCGGTATggtgtctctgtctggctctctttctgtctctctttctgtctgtctgtgcctgtgtttctGTAATGTTGTTCTGTTCAGTCTCTGCTGGTGAAGTCATACAGCTTCagtgtttttgtctgtgtgtgtgtgcgcgtgtatctgtctgtctcctaggTAACGAGGTGGTGGGGAGCGACAGTGCAGAGGTCAGGGCGAGCGTTCACTACCTCCACATCATCGACAATCAACAGACACTGTTCCAACTGTCACACAAGCTGGAGCCTCgcgcctgaacacacacacagaaaatacacTTTGTGTTGAAGGTGCCATGCAAGCCACCGGCTCTTAGCCAATCACAGTTCAGCATCCTGATTCAGCCAGCCAACCACAGAGCTGCACACTGAGACGGCGTTCAGACTGAAAATGTATATCTGTCAACCTGATTCAGACTGTTTTTCTATGAAGGTCAAACTTTGACGGACGACAAAGACCAAGGAGAAGACAGACGGCCATTCTTTATTGTTCTGTCATGAATACTGTTTTTAAGCTACTCTCCAGAGGAGTTTGTACAGTTACTGAGATTGTGTTTCTGGTCTTAAGTTAACAGTTAGTTTCATTGTATATTAATTATCCTCAGTAGGGAAACAGTCAAAAGACTGTAGATAGTAACTGTTAGTATATGACTGGAAATCATGCAGTAGACGTACAGcagatgtatactgtatgtgttcagGCCACATGGTGAGATATGCCTCTGGATGACAGTGGCAAATGTCCGGATGGGGGAGAGATGCCATATACAGATTACACACATCCCTTTTTATTTGTATCTGTAGAAACCACAAAGCCCTCATCATTTCTGCTCCTGTCATACCACCACATAAAGGTCCTACTATTACACATTGTTATTGGGCGTTAATACCACGGTATTATAGAGATTAttattacattgttattacaCTTTTACTGATTGAAGAGCTGTTTCAATGCCTGTTACACACAGATTTCACTAAGCAACATTGCCTTGGTTCAAACCCAGTCAATGCATTCAACACTGATCAAGTACATCACTGTTAAGGCCTGGTGTATTCACACTGACTGATCAAGTACATCACTGTTAAGGCCTGGTGTATTCACACTGACTGATCAAGTACATCACTGTTAAGGCCTGGTGTATTCACACTGACTGATCAAGTACATCACTGTTAAGGCCTGGTGTATTCACACTGACTGATCAAGTACATCACTGTTAAGGCCTGGTGTATTCACACTGACTGATCAAGTACATCACTGTTAAGGCCTGTGGTATTCACACTGACTGATCAAGTGCATCACATGTACAGTGTTCAGGTGTGTAGAAGCAGGGCAGTAGTGCTATATAACTATTTATTgtaatattttgtttatttatatttCTCTACAGAATGTGACAGTCCTGTGTGCCATATCACACCGGAGCTGTATAAAGACAGACCTCGGTAAAGATTTGCAGGACATATGTGTAAATACATTGAACTGTGTCCAAAAAGATTTGCTGGTTGAGCTGAAATGCTGGAATGTTTAAAACAGGAGACTAGGGAGTGGAGTTGATCCAGTGATTGTTACTGTCCTATGTGATTTCAAAATGGGGGGGAAGAGAAAAAAGACGAATGAAGAAGAGACGGAGGGGTGTTGTTGTTTTCTTGCCATGATGATGTAAAGTTCTGTTTTAAAGAATGTTGTTGTTTGCATGACGTGACAACCCCACCAGATCACAATGCAAGATGACACTAAgagtgtgtcccaaattgcatcctatttcctatatagtgcattacttttgaccagagctatgTGGCCctagtcaaacgtagtgcactatatagggaatagggagctctggttaaaagtagtgcactatataagccagggaatagtgtgccatttcagATTTGCTCTAAGGCTTTATACCACTGTAATATTGTTGATTTGTAAATATGCATAATGTTATTATGATGTTTGAGATGTAATTATTTATCTGTTTTaaaggtaggcctacattccacAATATGATGTATTCATACACAGCGGGAGAAAGGAAAGGGCAGGGCAGTATGTTCCCTGTCCCTAACTGCAGAATCCACACGTCTTTTCTAAAGAGAGGTTTACTACGTCAAAGTTTTACTGGAGATTATGTATGAATAAATTAGAGCTTTTATGTCATAATAAACATTGTGTCGATGGTCACTGTCTCTGAATATtatcagagaggaggatgagaggatggaggagtaggagagaaatgatagaagagaggaaagaaaagaaTCAAATAAAACAGCTGTTTCTCATTTTCACTTCTCATTAAGCGTGAGGTGACATCACCATTGCCTCCCTGTGCATACTTTACAAACCCTGTCATTTATTTCAGTGGAAGACAAGTCTTGAGCTCAGCGGGCTAATTGGTGGTGGTGGGCGTGGAGAAGGGGGAGTGACAGAAGAGGGAGAGTACAGCTTCTGCAGGGGCGGGCCATTCAGAATGTGTAATAGGCTATggaatttaaaaataataataataaaggcaATAATACCATCATCATGATATCATACATATTTGTTGAagcagatacagtgcatttggaaataattcagaccccttgttctaaaattgattaaaaaatgtttttcccctcatcaatctacacataatgacaaagcccaaacaggtttttagacatttttgctaatgtatAAAGATATGTAAATTTGCTAttttttaaataagtattcagaccctttaatcagtactttgttgaagccactttggcagcaattatagcctctagtcttcttgggtatgacgctacaagtttggcacacctgtatttggggagtttctcccattcttctctgcagatcctctcaagctctgtcaggagggatgatggggagcgtcgctgcacagctattttcaggtatctccagagatgcttgatcgggtttaagtccaggctctggctgggccactcaaggacattgcgTTGACTTAGaggtgtgcttagggttgttgtcctgttggaaggtgaacctttgccccactctgaggtcctgagcactgtggagcaggttttcatcaaggatctctctgtattttactttgttcatcttttcctcgatcctgactagtctcccagtccctgctgctgaaatacatccccacagcatgatgctgccaccactatgcttcactgcCGTAGGCATGGTGCCAAgtctcctccagacatgacgcttggcattcaggccaatcttggtttcatcagaccagagaatcttgtttctcatggtctgagagtcctttgggtgccttttggcaaactccaagcgggttgtcgtgtgccttttactgaggagtggcttccgtctggtcactttaccataaaggcctgattggtggagtactgcagagatggttgtccttctggaaggtcctcccatctccacagaggaactctggagctctgtcagagtgactaccgggttcttggtcacctccctgaccaaggcccttctaccccaattgctcagtttggccgtgtgGCCaactcaaggaagagtcttggtggttccaaacgtcttatatttaagaatgatggaggccactgcgttcttggggaccttcaatgctgcagacattttttggtacccttccccagatctgtgcctcgacacaattctgtcctttgaccccatggcttggtttttgctctgacatgcactgtgaactgtgagaccttatatagacaggtatgtgcctttccaaatcatgtccaatcaattgaatttaccacaggtggattgcaatcaagttgtagaaacatctcaaggataatcaatggaaacatgatgcacatgagctcaatttcgagtctcatagcaaagggtctgaatagttatgtaaataaggtatttctaaaaacgtgttttcacttagtcattgtagggtattgtgtgtagattgcagatTTATTTTTGTTATCAATTTAGAACAAGGCAAATTgtggggaaagtcaaggggtctgaatactttctgaatgcactttatGATTTAACATAGATTTTTTCAATTTTGTCTTAATGTAGGAAAATCCTAAACATGTAGGCGCCAAATGTTTCCAGATGCAACTTTGCTATTACTTCTTTGTTGCAGTCACTGCAGTACAGTAGTTGGATTTTAAAGCACAGAACCTTGAAAAGCTCATTTCTCGGGACAGTGAGATTCTGCCACACCTACATTGTCTTTTTGCCGCGAAACTGGGGAGAGGGCGGCACTCGGGCTGTTCCATTATGTATCcgggggagaaggagagtaaCTCCGAGCAGAAACTCATTGTAATAATGATATTACAAATCAATTCACTCTCACGGCCGTCGTATAACGACTTCTAAATACAGGAAAAGTATTCTGGGCTCACAAAATCAAGTTTGAAAACATATTTGAACGAAATTCAAAACTCGACTGCACACCTGACTTTAGAGACAAGTACATGAACtcgtgtttgtttttttaccatTCATTCTCTGTTGTGTGAACTGCATGTGAACTTTGAGAGAAGGAACATTCGTCTCTCAAACGAGTTAAAATGCCgttatcatcaaaggtaagtgaggTTTAACAGTTGCAGATTTTATATCTCCACACGGTACAGCCAGaataggactggccacccctcagagcctgtttcctctaggtttctaatgagtttttcctagccactgtgcatctgcattgcttgctggttTGGAGTTTTACGCTGGGCTGTTTAGCCTACAGTACAGTCCAAGTTTTTTCTGTTCCAAACACTTCGGAAAGTACAAGGTTGCATAGAAAGTAACGTCAATTTAACTAGCTGCCGAATAGGCATCAACTCGCCACGTAGCttattcttaatgtttgtccataggctaccagagtgaggacagacatttttcagaataaacgtTGGGAGTGAAAAACTTAGTGAAATAGTCCATGCCCTACCCGGTAtctttattctgccactgtacaactctgtatgcgttgtttgttggcagCCTTGTTATTTACGACGTTTTTgcaacagattcctgttggaacgttccacaaattatacccacctcAGTCCAGGGTCCTTTTATAAGGCCCTTTGGCTTTATTAAGCCTAGGCTAAATCAAGTCATAAAATGTCCAGGTCCTTATTTTATAAGGTAAATTTAATTTATATCTACAGCCTATCATAGAAATCAGTGCTGTAttattttaatatttatttattttaaccttctatttaactaggcaagtgagttaagagaaaattcttattttcaatgacagcctagtgggttaactgcctgttcagggccagaacgacggattcgtaccttgtcagctcgggggttagaatttgcaaccttccggttactagtccaacgctctaaccactaggttaccatgCTGCCCCAAGTTTGAGACGTGTAATAGGAATGCATTTGGTCTCTTTACATTTTTGTTAGTGGCCACCTCTTTGACTCATTACTGAACTCATTACTACACCTCCACCATAGACTACTTTCTGGAAAGGACAGTGTGAAAAGGGTATTATATATTAGTGTAGCTTTAACACAGATGAATAGGGGGAAATAGCGGAGTTAGTTATACAACTATCTTTGGCTTTAATCTGTTGTCTGTCCTTCAGACCCCCAGGGCCCTGTCGGCCATCTTTGAAAGTCCCAGTGACGATGAGGACTTCCTGGGTTTTGCAATGTCAGTGCCTAGTGACAGCGAATCAGATGACAGCAGGGACAGCCTTGACTCTGGGAAGCCGGTGAGTAGCTGCCAATctttaccacacacactacaatccTGGTTTACTTAATTCTGCTACAGTTAGCGATTGAAATAAtccatccatctttctctctcgcttttcaGGTTGTGCATTTCAGGTCAAAGTTTGTGACCGCAGAGTTGGTAAGTCTGTTCAGCCATTCAGACAGTGAGGCGGAGGGTTTTGAGGGCTTTGgtgaggaagagaacagagggttCAGAAGCAGGATGAAGGCTATGGTATTTAGACCTAACATGGCATCTCTTTTCTACTGTTCTCTCCAGTGGTATGTGTGAATGGGGATGCTTGGTTGTACCATGACTCTTCTCTCCTGTTTTCCGTCGCTCCAGTGCGTAGCGGAGGAGAGTGATGAAGACACAGGTTTCTACTCCGAGGGGGAGgagccagagacacacacaaggaGGAGTCTCTGTGTTGCCTTTAGGTGAGTGTACGAGTGTTCAACTGTgtttgtgtctcaaatggcaccctattcactatgatCCACTGCTTTTTGAATACAGTTGAATACTCTGCTTCAGGTTTCCCACCAAAATACTCTCTGCCAAGAAAGGGGAGGCACCAAAGAAACCCCAGCCAATCACTACCGCCACTCCGAAGAGGACAACCAATGAAAAGGAGCATCTGAAAAGGGGTGTGTCTCAGGTGTCCCGTGGGATGGTGACACGGGGTCAGAAACAGCCTCTAAAAAAAGAGGAGGTTGAGTCTCCAGTTCTAAATAAACGAGCCAAGAACATCCAGGAGAACAAGGCCATGGTACATAACCACTGACCAGGGTTGTGTTCTGTATGCGGTTACACTACTGAATACAACCCTGCTATCTACTTTCTCTCTTGTTATTATTGTGTATATTAGAAGGGTTTTCTCATCCTGtgttattattgttgtccttCAGTTGGCCAAGCTGTTTGCTGACCTGACCAACATGGCTGAACTCCCCCCCTCTACCATGGTGAGTTAGTACACTTGACTTGGGCTAATGGAATTGGTTCATATTGTGCATGTTTCAGattaatttaccacagttggactggCGGAATCTGTAAATCACCTTGCTTCCCAAAGATAGGCAGCACTGCAGCTCGTCTTCTTCAAACTGATCCCCTGAAACACGCAGACTTTCTCAGGTGACTCCTGACTTCTGGGTGTTGTAGTTCTCACTGGGGCATTGTGGGTGTTGTGTTCCAGAAGAAGAGGCGTGTGAGTGAGAAGCCGACCCCTCGTAGACGAGGTGTGCATGAGGGGGGCGAGAGGAGGAACCCATCGCGTGCGGCCAGACCGCCAGAGAAGTTTGGGGTGGAGGAGCGGACTACCTCCCCTTCACATAACAACAAATCTGTGAGGACTGTCTGTGTCAGGAAACTACTGGAGGTACACAAGGGCACACATGACTTACATATGcttgttcacacacacattctttacACAGGTAACTCTTGATCATTGTGATTGAACAGGTAGATGATACTgatgatgtgtgtctgtgtgtggccaGGTGGATGATGAGCTGAGAAGAagtgggaagaagaggagggcgagcagcgggaagaggaggaagattaTACATGTGAGATCAGTCGATGAGATCACGGAGGAAGAGCTGGACAACGTGGCGGAAGGCGCCAAAGACAAGATACTGGACAAGGACCacgtaagagacacacacacacacagcaaggctTTTATAATTGTCTCTTTTCATCAGCTGCTCAGTTCTGCTGTCTATCCATCTGTCCTGTGATAGAGA
This window contains:
- the LOC112264463 gene encoding cell division cycle-associated 7-like protein isoform X3; translation: MPLSSKTPRALSAIFESPSDDEDFLGFAMSVPSDSESDDSRDSLDSGKPVVHFRSKFVTAELCVAEESDEDTGFYSEGEEPETHTRRSLCVAFRFPTKILSAKKGEAPKKPQPITTATPKRTTNEKEHLKRGVSQVSRGMVTRGQKQPLKKEEVESPVLNKRAKNIQENKAMLAKLFADLTNMAELPPSTMKKRRVSEKPTPRRRGVHEGGERRNPSRAARPPEKFGVEERTTSPSHNNKSVRTVCVRKLLEVDDELRRSGKKRRASSGKRRKIIHVRSVDEITEEELDNVAEGAKDKILDKDHGSTCHQCRQKTLDTKTVCRSGVCSGGKGQFCGPCLRNRYGEDVRSALLDPDWECPLCRGICNCSLCRRREGRCATGQLVHLAQHKGHSNVQDYLESIQKDLRA
- the LOC112264463 gene encoding cell division cycle-associated 7-like protein isoform X2 — its product is MPLSSKTPRALSAIFESPSDDEDFLGFAMSVPSDSESDDSRDSLDSGKPVVHFRSKFVTAELVSLFSHSDSEAEGFEGFGEEENRGFRSRMKAMCVAEESDEDTGFYSEGEEPETHTRRSLCVAFRFPTKILSAKKGEAPKKPQPITTATPKRTTNEKEHLKRGVSQVSRGMVTRGQKQPLKKEEVESPVLNKRAKNIQENKAMLAKLFADLTNMAELPPSTMKRRVSEKPTPRRRGVHEGGERRNPSRAARPPEKFGVEERTTSPSHNNKSVRTVCVRKLLEVDDELRRSGKKRRASSGKRRKIIHVRSVDEITEEELDNVAEGAKDKILDKDHGSTCHQCRQKTLDTKTVCRSGVCSGGKGQFCGPCLRNRYGEDVRSALLDPDWECPLCRGICNCSLCRRREGRCATGQLVHLAQHKGHSNVQDYLESIQKDLRA
- the LOC112264463 gene encoding cell division cycle-associated 7-like protein isoform X1; the encoded protein is MPLSSKTPRALSAIFESPSDDEDFLGFAMSVPSDSESDDSRDSLDSGKPVVHFRSKFVTAELVSLFSHSDSEAEGFEGFGEEENRGFRSRMKAMCVAEESDEDTGFYSEGEEPETHTRRSLCVAFRFPTKILSAKKGEAPKKPQPITTATPKRTTNEKEHLKRGVSQVSRGMVTRGQKQPLKKEEVESPVLNKRAKNIQENKAMLAKLFADLTNMAELPPSTMKKRRVSEKPTPRRRGVHEGGERRNPSRAARPPEKFGVEERTTSPSHNNKSVRTVCVRKLLEVDDELRRSGKKRRASSGKRRKIIHVRSVDEITEEELDNVAEGAKDKILDKDHGSTCHQCRQKTLDTKTVCRSGVCSGGKGQFCGPCLRNRYGEDVRSALLDPDWECPLCRGICNCSLCRRREGRCATGQLVHLAQHKGHSNVQDYLESIQKDLRA